A single Lactuca sativa cultivar Salinas chromosome 8, Lsat_Salinas_v11, whole genome shotgun sequence DNA region contains:
- the LOC111899945 gene encoding piriformospora indica-insensitive protein 2, which translates to MGYFSKVFIATIVTVTIIGMYVNGEKGEYEVVEGEAPMAKTEQEALYSAIQGFVGSWWNGSDLYPDPCGWTPIQGVSCDIYGELWYVTDLNIGSLHDNSLSCASHPEFRPDLFKLTHLKSLAFFDCFHEPPIVIPSENWTKFSGSLESLEFRSNPGLTGPIPLAFSKLHKLQSLVVIGNGFSGGLPANIGNLIHLKRLVLSENGFRGEIGDNYGYLSELLILDLSRNSLSGSIPLTFGGLTSLLKLDLSQNQLEGKIPDEVSSLKNLTLLDLSSNKISGGLTRSIQEMGSLKELILSRNPIGSDLMGIKWQNLKRLMVLDLSNTQLTGGIPESISKMKRLRFLGLNDNYLSGNLTPKLAKLHDLSSIYVYGNNLSGKLEFDGGFYGKMGRRFGAWNNSNLCLPINLLPTTSLRPFGVKACEEEVKSIEVSFGDSNSKLGSFHLGNETSFSFSRYKLDGIWIVFMVVIFFNLVM; encoded by the exons ATGGGTTATTTCAGTAAAGTTTTCATTGCTACGATTGTAACTGTAACCATCATTGGAATGTACGTCAATGGAGAGAAAGGCGAATATGAAGTTGTTGAAGGAGAAGCTCCCATGGCGAAAACAGAGCAAGAAGCTTTGTACTCTGCTATTCAAGGTTTTGTGGGTTCATGGTGGAATGGCTCAGATCTTTATCCCGATCCATGTGGATGGACTCCTATTCAG GGTGTTTCTTGCGATATTTATGGTGAATTATGGTATGTGACAGACTTAAATATTGGTTCGCTTCATGATAACTCACTCTCCTGTGCTTCACATCCTGAATTTAGACCCGATTTGTTTAAACTCACACACCTAAAATCGCTTGCATTCTTCGATTGCTTTCATGAACCACCGATCGTCATTCCTTCAGAAAACTGGACTAAGTTTTCCGGCAGCCTAGAGTCACTGGAGTTCCGATCAAACCCTGGTCTCACGGGACCAATCCCACTCGCTTTTAGTAAACTCCACAAGCTTCAATCTTTAGTGGTGATCGGAAACGGATTTTCCGGTGGCTTACCGGCGAACATCGGCAACTTGATTCATTTGAAAAGATTGGTGTTATCTGAAAATGGGTTCAGAGGCGAAATAGGAGACAATTATGGTTATTTAAGTGAGCTATTAATATTAGACTTGAGTAGAAACTCATTATCCGGGAGTATACCGTTGACTTTTGGTGGGTTGACTTCTCTCTTGAAGCTTGACTTGAGTCAAAACCAATTAGAAGGCAAAATCCCAGATGAAGTTAGCAGTTTAAAGAATCTAACCCTTTTGGATCTAAGTAGCAACAAGATTTCAGGTGGGTTGACCAGGTCAATTCAAGAAATGGGTTCTTTAAAAGAGTTGATATTATCAAGAAACCCTATAGGAAGTGATCTCATGGGCATCAAGTGGCAAAATCTCAAAAGGCTCATGGTGTTGGATCTTTCAAACACACAATTAACAGGTGGCATTCCGGAGTCCATTTCTAAGATGAAAAGGCTAAGATTTTTGGGTCTTAATGACAATTATCTTTCGGGAAATCTTACACCAAAGTTGGCAAAATTACATGATCTAAGTTCGATATATGTATATGGAAACAATCTAAGCGGAAAGCTTGAATTTGATGGAGGGTTTTATGGTAAAATGGGTAGGCGATTTGGAGCTTGGAACAATTCGAACTTGTGTTTGCCGATTAATTTGTTGCCTACTACAAGTTTACGCCCTTTTGGGGTAAAGGCTTGTGAAGAAGAAGTGAAGTCAATTGAGGTTAGTTTTGGTGATTCAAATTCCAAGTTGGGTAGTTTTCATTTAGGTAACGAGACTTCTTTTAGTTTTTCAAGATATAAGTTGGATGGGATTTGGATTGTGTTTATGGTAGTTATTTTCTTTAATTTGGTCATGTAA